In Agrococcus jenensis, the genomic window GAGCCGATCGAGCACGGTCGTCGCGATCGACGGGCCCGCGGGCAGCGGCAAGTCGTCGGTCGCGCGCGCGGTCGCGCGCGAGCTCGGCTTCCGCTTCCTCGACACCGGCGCCGCCTACCGGGCGATCGCCTGGCTCGTGCTCGAGCGCGGCGGCTCGACCGACGACGAGCCGACCGTCATCGCGGCCCTCGAGGGGCTCGACGTCGACGTCACCGTCGACGCGGCCGGTCAGCGCGTCACGATCGCGGGCCACGACGTGACCGAGCCGATCCGCACCGAGCGCATCTCCGCCGCAGTCTCGGGCGTGGCCCGCGTGCAGGCCGTGCGCGCCGCCGTCAACGAGCGCTTCCGCGCGATCATCCGCGACGCCGAGCCCGGCATCGTCGCGGAGGGTCGCGACATCACCACCGTCGTCGCGCCCGACGCCGACGTGCGGGTGCTGCTCACCGCCGACGAGGCCGTGCGCATCCGTCGCCGCTTCGGCGACGTGGGCGGCGACCACCAGCAGGTCGGCGCCAGGCTGACCGCCCGCGACGCCGCCGACTCGACGGTGTCCGACTTCATGACCGCAGCCGACGGCGTGACCGTCGTCGACTCCACCGACCTGACCTTCGACGAGACGGTCGAGGCCATCGTGCGCCTCGTGACCGAGGAGAGCCATGACTGACGAGAACTTCGCGTCCGACGACGCCATCGACGCCACCGACGCCACTGACCCGGCCGAGACCGAGGAGGCACGCGTCTCCGCGCTGCGCGCCGGCCTCGCCGACTACGAGCTCGACGACGAGGACGCCGCCCTCCTCGACCTGGCCGACGCGGGCCCTGACGCGATCCGCATCATGCCGGCGCTGCCGGTGCTCGCGATCGTCGGCCGCCCGAACGTGGGCAAGTCCGCGCTCGTGAACCGCATCCTCGGCCGCCGCGAGGCCGTCGTCGAGGACACGCCGGGCGTGACGCGCGACCGCGTCTCCTACAAGGCGGAGTGGTCCGGTCGCCAGTTCACGCTCGTCGACACGGGCGGGTGGGAGCCCGACGCGCGCGGCATCGACAAGTCGGTCGCGCAGCAGGCCGAGATCGCCGTCGACCTCGCCGACGCGGTGCTCTTCGTCGTCGACGTCAACGTCGGCCCGACCTCGACCGACGAGCACGTCGTGCGGATGCTGCGTCAGTCGAACCGGCCCGTGCTGCTGGTCGCCAACAAGTCCGACGACGCGCGCAAGGACCTCGAGGCCTCGTCGCTGTGGAGCCTCGGCCTCGGCGAGCCGATCCCGGTCTCGGCCGTGCACGGCCGCGGCGTCGCCGACATGCTCGACCTCGCGATGGAGAAGCTGCCCGAGATCTCGGCGGTCGCGAAGGAGGAGATCGGCGGACCCCGCCGCGTCGCCATCCTCGGACGCCCGAACGTCGGCAAGTCGAGCCTGCTCAACAAGGCGGCCGGCGAGGAGCGGGTCGTCGTCAACGAGATGGCGGGCACGACGCGCGACCCCGTCGACGAGCAGATCGAGCTCGGCGGCCGGGTGTGGCGCTTCGTCGACACGGCAGGCATCCGCCGCCGGGTGCACCTGCAGCAGGGTGCCGACTTCTACGCGACGCTGCGCACGCAGGCCGCGCTCGAGAAGGCCGAGGTCGCGGTCGTGATGCTCGACGTCACGGAGCCGCTCTCGGAGCAGGACGTGCGCATCGTCGACCTCGTGCTCGAGTCGGGCCGCGCGCTCGTGCTCGCCTTCAACAAGTGGGACCAGCTCGACGACGAGCGCCGGCGCTACCTCGAGCGCGAGATCGAGCAGGACCTCGCGCACGTCGACTGGGCGCCGCGCGTGAACATCTCGGCGCGCACCGGCCGCCACCTCGAGAAGCTCGTGCCCGCGCTCGAGCAGGCGCTCGAGTCGTGGGACACGCGCATCCCGACGGGCAAGCTCAACGCCTTCATCGCCGAGATCGTCGCCGCCCACCCGCACCCGCTGCGCGGCGGCAAGCAGCCGCGCATCCTCTTCGCGACGCAGGCCTCGACCAGGCCGCCGACCTTCGTGCTCTTCACGACGGGCTTCCTCGACCCGCAGTACCGCCGCTTCATCACGCGTCGCCTGCGCGAGGACTACGGCTTCGAAGGGTCGCCGATCCAGGTGAACATGCGCGTGCGCGAGAAGCGCGAGCGCCGCACGTAGGTCGTCTCGATACGCGGCCGGCTTCGCCGGCTGCTACTCGACGAGCGTGACCGCTAGCGCACCTGCCGCGCGCGGAACTGCATCCGCGGGTGCGCGAACGCGTCCTGCGCCTGCACGAGGCGCAGCTCGCGCTCGCCCGAGTCGAGCGTCGCCTGCAGCAGGTCGAAGACGCTCGACGCGGTGCGCTCGAGCGCCGTCGCGGCCGAGCCGGTCTCGCGGTAGAGCGCGGTGAAGACGGCGCTCGTGACGTCGCCCGAGCCGTTCGCCTTGAACGGCAGGCGGGGCGTCTGCAGGATCCAGGCGCCCTCGTCGTCGACGGCGAGCATCTCGATGGTGTCGTCCTCGCGGTCGGGCCGCAGCACGCTCGTGACGAGCACCGTGCGGGGCCCGAGGTCGCGCACGCGGTCGGCAGACTCGAGCGTCGAGTCGATCGTGTCGGGCGACGTCTCGGTCATGAAGCCGAGCTCGAACTGGTTCGGCGTGAGGATGTCGGCGTGGGGGAGCGCCTTCTCGCGGATGAGCGGCGGGATCGTCGGCGCGACGAAGCAGCCGGAGGTGGCGTTGCCCATCACGGGATCGCACGTGTAGGTCGCCGACGGGTTCGCGGCCTTGACTCGCGCGACCGCGTCGATGACGACGTCGACGATCTCCTCGCCGCCCAGGTAGCCCGAGAGCACACCGTCGACGGTGCCGAGCACGCCGCGGTCCTCGATGCCCTGCACGACGGCGCGCACGTCGTCGGCCGGGATGAGCGGGCCGCCCCACGAGCCGTAGCCCGTGTGGTTCGAGAAGTTGACGGTGAGCACGGGCCACACCTCGTGGCCGATGCGCTGGAGCGGGAAGACGGCGGCGGAGTTGCCGACGTGGCCGTAGGCGACGTGCGACTGGATCGACAGGAACCTCATCCCTGCATCCTCCCATCCAGCGCCTCGAGCAGCGTCCCCTGCACGAAGCCGACCCAGTCGATCACGTCGCGCAGCTGCGCGATGTCGTCGTCGGTGACGTCGTCGGGCAGCTCCGCCCTGTCCTGCCCGGTGCGCACGTGCAGCACGAGCCGCACCTCGCCGAGCGCGCGCAGCCACGCATCCGCGCCCGCCGCGTCGACCTCGATGCGCACGACGTCGCCGCCCTCCTCGGTCGGCAGCGCCGACTCGAGGTCGACGACCATGCGGGTCATCGACTGCATGCGCGCGTAGGCGATGTCGCCGGAGGCGAAGCGGCGGAACTCGGCCGCGTCGGCGGCATCCTCGTAGGCGTCCGGGTAGAGCCGGGCCATCACGGGGTCGGACTCGACGGCCGTGCGGTCGATGACGGCGCGGTGCAGCCCGAGCACCTGGCGGCCGAGCGTCGCGAGCATGTCGGCCTCCTCCGCGAGCATCGAGCACGCGGCGCCGTCGCCGTCGGTCTGCCAGGACTTCACGAGGCGGCCCGCTCGAGCGTCGCGAGCAGCCCGTCGCCGTGGAGGCCGGCGACGTGCATCTCCTGCTCCTCGCGGGCGCCGTGCGCGACGACGGCGCGGCCGTCGCGCTGCGCGAGCTCCATGAGCTCGAGCGCACGCTCGCGGGTGAGGCCGAACCGGTGCATCAGCACATGCACGACGTAGGGCTGCAGCGTCACCTCGTCGTCCCACAGCACGGTCGACCAGGTGTCGCTGGGCTGCTCGACCTCGCTCATCGGTCGATCACCTCGATGCCCGCGGTGGTGGGCCCGAGTACGGTGGCGACGATCGAGTGCGCGGCGGTGTCCGGGCCGCGGTCGACGCGCAGGCTCCAGAGCGCGAGCGCGAAGCCGATGGCGGCGAGCACGACGCCGAGCCACGCGGGCGCGAGGTAGCCGAAGCCCGCCGCGATGACCGCGCCGCCGAGCGCCGCGCCGAGCGCGTTGCCCACGTTGAAGGCCGCGTGGTTCGTCGCGGCGCCCAGCAGCTCGGCCTCGCCAGCGGTGCGGATGATGCGGGCCTGGATGGTCGGGATCAGCGCGGAGCTCGAGCCGCCGAAGCAGAAGGCGAGCACGTAGAGCGCGACCGGCATCGCGCCGAGCAGCGCGAGCAGCACGAGCGTGACGATGAAGAGCGGGAACGCGGTCATGATCGTGCGGCGGATGCTCTTGTCGCTCGCCCAGCCGCCGATGATGTTGCCGATCGTCATGCCGAGGCCGACGGTCGCGAGCAGCCAGGCGATCGCCGACTCCGGGAGCAGCGCCACGCGCGTGACGATCTCGGCCGCGTAGGAGTAGACGGCGAAGAAGCCGCCGAAGCCGATGCACGCGACGGCGATCATGAGCCACAGCCGCGGGTTGCGGAAGGCCGTGAGCTCGCGGCGCGCGCTGCGCGTCGGGTCGCCGGGGACGCGCGGCAGGAAGGCGAGCGCGAGGGCGAGCGTGGCGGCGAAGATCACGGCGACCGCGACGTAGGTCCAGCGCCAGCCGGCGACCTGGCCGAGCCAGGTGCCGAGCGGCACGCCGATCACGTTCGCGATCGTGAGGCCCGAGAGCGCGAGCGCGACGCCGGCGCCCTGCCTGCCGGGCCCCATGATGCGCGCCGCGAGCAGGGAGGCGACGCCGAAGTAGGCGCCGTGCGGGATCGCGGCGAGGAAGCGGCTGACGAGCGTGAGCTCGAAGGTGGGCATGAGCCCGCTCGCGAGGTTGGCGACGGCGAACGCGGCGACGAGCAGCAGCACGAGCGTGCGCTGCGACATCCGCGCCGCCCAGATCGACACGAGCGGGGCGCCCACGACGACACCGAGCGCGTAGGCGGTGATGATCCAGCCGGCGTGGGCGATGCCCGACGCCGGATCGGCGCCGAAGCCCGGCACGAGGTCGGCCGCGACGAGCGGGAGGATGCCCATGGTCGCGAACTCGGTGGTGCCGATGCCGAATCCGCCGAGCGCGAGGGTGAAGAGCGCGGCGAGGCGTCGAGGGGGAGTGAGCTGCATTCCCTCGATCGTACGGCGGTCCCGACCCTTTGCTACATTGTCAGGTAAGGCTTGCCTCACCTGAGGCGCACCACAGGATGAAGCACCGAGGAGCATCATGGCGGGACCAGAGCGCGTCGCAGCAGTCGCACCGAAGTTCGTCGAGCTCGAGGTGCTCAGCAACCAGCAGGTGTCGCCGCACATCCGTCGCGTCACCCTCGGTGGCGACGAGGTGCACGCGATGACGCCGCAGGGCTACGACCAGTGGTTCCGCTTCTTCATGCGCCGCGAGGACCAGGACGAGCTGCGCGTGCCGAAGAGCCCGTCGACCTGGTTCCCGCAGTACCTGGCGATGCGCGCATCGCACCGGCCGTGGATCCGCAACTACACGGTGCGCGACTTCCGCCTCGACTCCGGCGAGCTCGACATCGACTTCGTCTGCCACGAGGACCCGGGCCCCGGCGCCGCGTGGGCGATCGCCGCGCGGCCGGGCGAGCGCGCCGTGCTGCTCGACGAGGGCCTGCTCTACAACGACGACGGCCTCGAGGGCGAGGTGCTCATGGTCGGCGACGAGTCGGTGCTGCCGGCGATCGCGGGCATCTGCGGCTCGCTCGCCGACGACGCGCGCGGCACCGCGGTCATCGAGATCGGCCACCGCGACGACATCCAGGACTTCGCCCGCCCGGCCGGCATCGACATCCGCTGGGTCGAGCGCGGCGACGTGCGCGAGGGCCAGGCGGCGCTCGAGGAGCTGCGCGGCCTGCGGATGCCCGAGGAGTTCGGCTACGCGTACAACGCTGGCGAGCAGTCGCTCGCGACCGGCGCCCGCCGCCACCTCGTGCGCGACCGCGGCATCGACAAGCGCCGCATCACGTTCACCGGCTACTGGAAGCTCGGCAAGTCCTACGTCGACTGAGCGGTGCGGGGGAAAGTTCCGCGGAACTTTCACCACGGTGACGTTGCACGCATCCTGACCCCCGGATCGGCCCGAGCGGCCTCACGGGCTTGCCTATCGTGAAGACGTGCCCACGACGTCATCCACCGCAGTCGACACCGCCCACCAGGCGTGGCTCGACCGCCTCGCCCTCGCAGAGTCCGCGGTGCCGATCCTCGGCCGCCTGTACCGGGAGCGCGACGTCGTCACGCACGTGCACGGCAAGAAGCTCGTCAACCAGTCGCCGGTCGACATCCTGAAGGCCCACCGGTGGGCCCGCCGCGTCGACGAGCGCGTGCTGAGCATCGACGACTCGATCCGCGTGCTGCGCATCGTCGACGAGCTCGGCCTCCGAGGCATCTCCCTCGACCTGGGGCTGATCCTCGGCGAAGCGCCGGCGGACGGCTTCGAGGCATGGGTGCGCGAGCACGTCGCCGAGCTGCCGTCGTGGTCGCAGGACGACTCGACCGACGTCGTGCTCTACGGCTTCGGCCGCATCGGTCGCCTGCTCGCCCGCATCCTCATCGGTCACGCCGGCAGCGGCCTGGGGCTGCGCCTGCGCGCGATCGTGGTGCGCCGCGGCGGCGAGGACGACCTCGAGAAGCGCGCGAGCCTGCTGCGCCGCGACTCCGTGCACGGCGCCTTCCAGGGGACGATCGAGATCGACCGCGAGGCGTCGACGATCCTCGCGAACGGCACGCTCATCCAGGTCATCTACTCCGACGACCCGACCACGGTCGACTACGCGGCGCACGGCATCGACCGCGCGATCGTCGTGGACAACACCGGCCGGTGGCGCGACGAGGCCGGGCTCGCCCAGCACCTGCAGCGCCCGGGCGTCGAGCGCGTCGTGCTGACCGCGCCCGGCAAGAGCCCGCTCAAGAACATCGTCTTCGGCGTCAACCACGACGACATCGCGGCGACCGACACCATCGTCACCGCGGCGTCGTGCACGACGAACGCGATCACGCCGGTGCTGCAGGTCGTCCACGAGGCGTACGGCATCGAGCACGGCCACGTCGAGACGGTGCACTCGTACACGAACGACCAGAACCTCATCGACAACTTCCACAAGGGCGCGCGCCGCGGCCGCTCGGCGGCGCTCAACATGGTGCTCACCGAGACCGGCGCGGCGAAGGCGGTCGCGAAGGCGCTGCCCGCCCTCGAGGGCAAGCTGACGGGCAACGCGATCCGCGTGCCGACGCCCGACGTGTCGATGGCGATCCTCAACCTGACGCTCGAGCGGCCCGTCGCCCGCGACCAGGTGAACGAGCTGCTGCGGCAGACGTCGCTCACCGGCGCGCTGCGGGCGCAGATCGACTTCACCGACTCCGCCGAGGTCGTCTCCACCGACTTCGTCGGCAACAACCGGGCAGGCATCGTCGACGGCCTCGCGACGATCGCGACGGGCCGGCACCTCGTGCTCTACGTCTGGTACGACAACGAGTACGGCTACTCGTCGCAGGTCGTGCGCGTGATCGAGCACATGGCCGACCAGATGGCCAAGGCGCGGCAGCTGCTGCCCGCCTGACACAGACTTGCCGCCGTCGGGACTCTCCTGGGTGGAGGCCCGACGGCGGCAAACCCCCTCCTCGTCCAGGGGCGTCCGCTAGCCTCGACGCCATGCGCGAGGTGACCGAGACCGAGCTCCGGGCGTGCTTCGTGAACGCCACGCCGCGCGAGCTCGACCAGCTGCCCATCCCCGGTCTGCACGAGACGATCTGGGCCGAGCGGGAGTACCTGGGCTGGCGAGACCCGCACTCGTCGCGGCTCGGCTACATGGTGCTCTGGCAGGGCGACCGGCTCGTCGGGCTCGTCGTGCGCGCCGCACCCGGCGGCATGCGGCCCGGCATCGCTGCGATGTGCGCCCTGTGCCACTCGACGCAGCCCGCGACGCAGGTCCGCATGTTCAGCGCCCGGCTCGCCGGACCCGGCGGCGACACCGGGAGCTCGATCGGCACCTACATCTGCGAGGACCTGTCGTGCTCGCACATCATCCGCACCGGGCCGCCGCACCTCCTGAACCGCGACCGGATCGCGTCGCGCGCCGAGGGGCTGCACGGTCGCGTGACCGGCTTCGCCGCACGCGTCGAGCGCGCGCTGCGCGAGGCGCTGGACGGCTGAGGCGCCGCATGGCTGAGGAGGCGCGGCTCGCACGGATCGCGAACGTGCGGCCATGGGGCGGTGCCGCCGTCGACCTCGAGCTCGACGGGGACCGGATCGGCGCCATCGTGCCGCACGACCCCGCGGCGCCTCCCTCGCCGGGACGGACGCTGGAGGGTCGGGGGCTCCTCGCGCTGCCCTCGATCGTCAACGCGCACGCCCACGTCGACAAGTCGTGGCTCGGGCTGCCGTGGCAGCCGTACGGGGGCGAGGGGGGCACCGACGGGCGCATCCGCCACGAGCGCGCGCGGCGCGCCGAGCTGGGCATCCCGAGCGTGGAGCGCACGGCGGCCGTGCTCGACGCGCACGCGCGCCACGGGACGACGATCCTGCGCACGCACGTCGACGTCGACCTCGAGCTCGGCACGCGCGGCATCGAGGTCGTGCGCGAGGCGGTCGCGGCCTACGGCGGCGCCATCGAGGCGACGATCGTCGCCTTCCCTCAGGACGGGGTGCTGCGGCGGCCAGGCGTGCTGGCGCTGCTCGACGAGGCCGCGGCGGCCGGGGCCGAGCACGTCGGCGGGCTCGACCCGGCATCGATCGATCGCGACCCGGTCGGCCAGCTCGACGGCATCTTCGCCATCGCCGAGCGCCACGGCGTCGGCATCGACATCCACCTGCACGACGCCGCCGAGCTCGGCGCCTTCCAGCTCGAGCTCATCGTCGAGCGCACGCAGGCGCTCGGGCTCGAGGGGCGCGTCAACATCGCCCACGGCTTCGCCATCGCCCAGCTGCCCGACGCGCGCCGGCGGGACCTGCTGCAGGCGATGGGCGAGCTCGGCATCACCTTCACCACCGTCGCGCCGCTGCGGCTCCCGCAGCTGCCGCTCCACGAGCTCGACGCGGCCGGCGTGGGGTTCGCGTTCGGGACCGACGGCATCCGCGACCTGTGGAGCCCCTACGGCACCGGCGACACGCTGGGGATCGCGTGGCAGTACGCGCGCGCGTCGTCGCTCGTGCGCGACGAGGACCTGCACCGCGTGGTCGAGATCGCCACGCGGGGCGCCGGGCGGTTCGCGGGCCGCGAGCAGCACGACCTCGTCGTCGGCGCTCGAGCGGATGTCGTGCTCGTCGAGGCGGAGCATGCGATGGATGCGCTCGTGCGCGTGCCGCCGCGGCTCGCCGTGGTCGGAGGCGGGCGGCTGCTCCATGGCTGACGCCTTCATCCTCGACACCCTGCGCACGCCGCGCGGCCGGCGCCGCGGCGCGCTCGCCGAGGTGCACCCCGTCCGGCTCGCGGGTGGGCTGCTCGCCTCGCTCGAGGCGCGCGGCGTCCCCGGCGACCGGATCGACGACGTCGTGCTCGGGACGGTCTCGGCCGTGGGGGAGCAGGGTGGCGTGCTCGCGCGCGCGGCCGTCCACGCGGCCGGACTGCCGGACGCGGTGCCGGGGATGCAGGTGAACCGCTACTGCGCATCCGGCCTCGAGGCCGTCACGGCTGCGGCCGCGCGCATCGCGGCCGGCTTCGACGACCTGATCGTCGCTGGTGGCGTCGAGGCGATGACGCGCGTGCCGCTCGGCAGCGATGGCGGCCCCTATGCGACCGATGCGAGCGCGCTCGAGCCGTGGAGCCTCATCCCGCAGGGCGTGAGTGCCGACGCGATCGCCGCGCTCGACGGCTTCAGCCGCGACGACGTCGACCGCTTCGCGCTGCAGTCGCAGCAGCGCGCGGCGGCGGCCTGGGACGCGCAGCGCTTCGCGCGGTCGATCGTGCCGGTCGTCGACGGCGACGGCGGCGTGCTGCTCGACCGCGACGAGCATCCGCGCGCCGGCACGAGCCTCGAGGGGCTCGCCGGCCTGGCGCCCGCGTTCGCAGCCTTCGGCGAGGGCGGCTTCGATGAGGTCGTGCGGCAGCGGCACCCGGAGCTCTCCCGCATCGACCACGTGCACACCGCGGGCAACTCGTCGGGCATCGTCGACGGCGCCGGGCTCGTGGTGATCGCGAGCGAGGCCGCGGCCGCATCGCTCGGTCTCGCGCCGCGTGCTCGGATCGTGGCCGCGACCTCGATCGGCTCGGACCCGACGCTCATGCTCACCGGGCCCGTCGCCGCCACCGAGCGCGTGCTCGCCCGGGCAGGGCTCGGCATCGACGACATCGACCTCTTCGAGGTCAACGAGGCCTTCGCATCCGTCGTGCTGCACTGGATGCGCGAGACGGGCGTCGACGCCGACCGGACGAACGTGAACGGCGGCGCGATCGCGATGGGGCATCCGCTCGGCGCGACCGGCGCGATGCTGCTCGGCACCGCGCTCGACGAGCTCGAGCGGCGCGGTGGCCGGCGCGCGCTCGTGACGCTGTGCGTGGGCGGCGGCATGGCCTCGGCGATGGTGATCGAGCGGGTCTGACCGCGCCTCGGTAGTGTCGGTCGGGTGACCGACAGCTCCGATGCCAAGCCCACCGATGACGCGACGAAGACGCCGGAGGTGCACGCGGTCGACGAGCTCGTCATCACGAAGCACACCCTGACGACCGCCGAGGGCGAGCTCGCCTACACGGCGCGCGCCGGCCGGGTGGTGCTGTGGCAGGAGAAGGTCGAGGACGACGTCTTCCGCGGCCGGAAGCCGCGGGCCCAGGTGGCGATCACCGCCTACACGGCCGACGACGCGGATCCCACGACGCGGCCCGTCACGTTCGCCTTCAACGGCGGGCCCGGATCCGCGAGCGTCTGGCTGCACATGGGCCTGCTCGGTCCGAAGCGCGTGGTGATGGGCGACGCGGGCTCGCTCGCCGCCCCGCCCTACGGCCTCGTCGACAACCCCGAGTCGCTGCTCGCGGTCTCGGACCTCGTCTTCATCGACCCGGTCTCGACCGGGCGGTCGCGGCCCGTGGAGGGGCAGAAGGCGAAGGAGTTCCACGGCTTCACCGCCGACATCGAGTCAGTGGCCGAGATCATCCGCCAGTGGGTGACCGCCGAGGGCCGCTGGATGAGCCCGAAGTTCCTAGCGGGGGAGTCGTACGGCACGACCCGTGCCGCGGGGCTCGCGCAGCTGCTGCAGGAGCAGCTCGGCATGTACCTCAACGGGCTGCTGCTCATCTCGAGCGTGCTCGACTTCTCGACCGCGAACTTCGAGCGCGGCGGTGACCGGGCGCACGCGATGTACCTGCCGTTCTACGCGGCGACCGCCTGGCGACACGGCTTCCACGAGGGGCGGTCGCTCGAGGAGGTCGTCGAGGAGGCGCGCGAGTACGCCGCGCGGGACTACCCGTGGGTGCTGACGCGCGGTGCGCGCCTGGGCTCCGACGAGCGGGCCGCGGCGGTCGCGATCCTCGCGCGGCTCACCGGGCTCGCCGAGTCGTACATCGATCGCGCCGATCTGCGGATCGAGCACTGGCGCTACTTCGGGGAGCTGCTGCGCGACCGCGGGCTCACCGTCGGCCGGCTCGACTCGCGGTTCACGGGGCCGGCGGCGAGCGGCATCGCCGAGCACATGGACGCAGACCCGTCGATGGACGCGATCCTCGGC contains:
- a CDS encoding S10 family peptidase, producing MTDSSDAKPTDDATKTPEVHAVDELVITKHTLTTAEGELAYTARAGRVVLWQEKVEDDVFRGRKPRAQVAITAYTADDADPTTRPVTFAFNGGPGSASVWLHMGLLGPKRVVMGDAGSLAAPPYGLVDNPESLLAVSDLVFIDPVSTGRSRPVEGQKAKEFHGFTADIESVAEIIRQWVTAEGRWMSPKFLAGESYGTTRAAGLAQLLQEQLGMYLNGLLLISSVLDFSTANFERGGDRAHAMYLPFYAATAWRHGFHEGRSLEEVVEEAREYAARDYPWVLTRGARLGSDERAAAVAILARLTGLAESYIDRADLRIEHWRYFGELLRDRGLTVGRLDSRFTGPAASGIAEHMDADPSMDAILGPYAAAFQHYLHHDLGVRDTGPFHVFGLNVNEQWSYKEFENAPVYVIDRLSRAMRQNPHLAVHFAYGWFDGATPFSAAEDSVAHLQIPEALRDNLEHRYYEAGHMMYVHEPSRVAQSADLADFVRRRSGLAASLPQ